The sequence GACCGCCTTCTCCAGCCGGGCCAGGTCAACGCTCTCCTCCACCGGACGGCCGGTGAGCCGGCCGCTGACAAGCCGAGCGGCGACGTGGTCCAGGTCGCCGTCGGGCTCGGTAGCGGAGGCGGCCAACCCCTGTGGGAGGTTGGCCGCCTCGTCGTCGCTGTTCAGTGCGGACCGTCCGAGTTGTTCGAGGCGGCACCGCCGATGGACGCGGTGTCGGCCGAGCCCTGCGCCTTGAGCGCCTCGTTCTCGGCCGGCGTGCGAACCGGCGGCTCGGTGGAGGGCTGGCGTTTGCCGAACCCGTTGTATGGGGCCATCGGCGGACGCTTCGCCACCCGGTCGCAGATCCGGGCCATGTCGGCCGTGGAGAGGGTCTCCTTCTCCATCAGCTCGAGCACGATGTTGTCCAGGACATCGCGGTACTCGACCAGGATCTCCCAGGCCTCGTCGTGCGCCAGCTCGATCAGGGCCCGCATCTCGGCGTCGATCTCGGCGGCGACGGCGTCGGAGTAACCCCGCTCATTGCCCATGTTGCGGCCGAGGAACGGCTCGTCACCGCTGCTGCCGTACTTGATCGCACCGAGCTTGGAACTCATCCCGTACTGCGTGATCATCGCGCGGGCCAGCTGGGTGGCCTTCTCGATGTCGTTGCCGGCACCGGTGGTCGGCTCGTGGAACACCAGCTCCTCGGCGGCCCGGCCACCCAGCGCGTAGGCCAGGGTGTCGACCATCTCGGCCCGCGTCTGGGTGTACTTGTCCTCGGTTGGCAGGACCAGGGTGTGCCCCAGTGACCGGCCCCGGGACAGGATGGTGACCTTGTGCACCGGAGCGGCGTGCGGCAACGCCCAGGCGACCAACGCGTGCCCGCCCTCGTGGTACGCCGTGATCTTCTTCTCGTTGTCGCTCATCACCCGGGTACGGCGCTGGGGGCCGGCGATCACCCGGTCGATCGACTCCTCCAGGGCGTCGTCGGTGATCGCCCGCTTGTCCCGGCGGGCGGTGAGCAGTGCGGCCTCGTTGATCACGTTGGCCAGGTCGGCGCCGCTGAAGCCCGGGGTACGCCGCGCCACGGCGTCGAGATCGACGTCGGGGGTGAACGGCTTGCCCTTGGCGTGCACCCGCAGGATCGCCTTGCGGCCCTCCATGTCCGGTGCGTCGACCGGGATCTGCCGGTCGAAGCGGCCCGGCCGCAGCAGCGCCGGGTCGAGGATGTCCGGCCGGTTGGTGGCGGCGATCAGGATGACGCCGCCCTTGGTGTCGAAGCCGTCCATCTCGACGAGGAGCTGGTTGAGGGTCTGCTCACGCTCGTCGTGACCGCCGCCCATGCCGGCGCCCCGGTGGCGGCCGACCGCGTCGATCTCGTCCACGAAGACGATCGCCGGCGCGTTCGTCTTGGCCTGCTCGAAGAGGTCCCGGACCCGGCTGGCGCCGACACCGACGAACATCTCGACGAAGTCCGAGCCGGAGATGGAGTAGAAGGGCACGCCGGCCTCCCCGGCGACCGCGCGGGCCAGCAGGGTCTTACCGGTGCCAGGCGGGCCGAAGAGCAGCACGCCCTTCGGGATCTTGGCGCCGAGCGCCTGGTACTTCGCCGGGTTCTGCAGGAAGTCCTTGATCTCGTGCAGTTCCTCGACGGCCTCCTCGGAGCCCGCCACGTCGGCGAAGGTCGTCTTCGGCGTGTCCTTGGTGATCATCTTGGCCTTGGACTTGCCAAAGTTGAGCACCCGCGAGCCGCCGCCCTGCATCTGCGACATGAAGAACAGCAGCAGGAGCACCAGCAGCACGATGGGGAGCAGGTTGAGCAGCAGGCTCACCCAGATGCTGTCGCGCGAGACCTCCGTGTCGGCCGTACCGGTGATGCGGTTGTTCGCCTCGGCGTCGCGGACCTCGTTCCAGACCTCGGCGCCGACCTCGTACGGGAACTGCGCCTCGATTCGGTCGGTGGACGTGTTGTCCTCCCCGAACTCGGCCGGCTCGGCAAGGTCGAGCTGGAGCGTCTGCTCCTTGTCCGCGTAGACGACCTTCTCGATGCCACCCTTGTTGAGCTGGTCCAGCGCAACGGAGGTTTCCACCCGGTGGTAGTCGGGGCCCCCGGTGAACAGCTGACTGAGCAAAACGGCGCCGAGGATGACCAGGAGGACCCAGACCACCGGTCGGCGGAAGAAACGCGTACGTTCCATACTGTTGTCGAGCGCCGAGACGCTCGCATCCTCCTGATCGACGTCCGGACCGTCTGAATGGTGTCGCCGCCAGCGCGGCGGCTGGGCCGCCGTGCGGGCCGGCCTGACCCCGGGGCACCACATCGCGCCACGGTCACTCGACGGTACACCGTTCGTGCCGGATGCGAGCATGCCAGCCCCAGCACTTACGCGTAGGGCGAACCGGGGTTCCCGCCAGCGTGACGGGAGCTCCGCACCCGGCCACCCAACCGCCCGGTCCCGCGGTTGCGGAGGTCGGGCGTGGAGGTTGCCTCCACGCCACCGGCCTCAACCCTAGTCCGTCCGACTGAGAGTCCGCTGAACGTCGGAGCGAGCGCTCCTACCGGGCGTAGACCTCGGGTCGGAGCACGCCGACGAAGGGCAGCTCCCGGTAGCGCTCGCCGAAGTCGAGCCCGTAGCCGACGACGAACTCGGTCGGGATGTCGAAGCCGACGTACTTGACCGCGACCGGCACCTTCACCGCCTCCGGCTTCCGGAACAGCGCGACCACCTCGACGCTCGCCGCCGAGCGGGACTCCAGGTAGCGCAGGAGCCAGGAGAGGGTCAGCCCGGAGTCGACGATGTCCTCCACCACGACCACGTGCCGGCCGGCGATGTCCCGGTCCAGGTCCTTGAGGATCCGCACCACGCCGGAGGAGGTGGTGCCCTGTCCGTATGAGGAGATCGCCATGAACTCCAGCTCGGCCGGGGGGCCCTGCCGGCCCAACGCCCGGGCGAAGTCGGCCATGAACATCACCGCGCCCTTG comes from Salinispora tropica CNB-440 and encodes:
- the ftsH gene encoding ATP-dependent zinc metalloprotease FtsH, translated to MERTRFFRRPVVWVLLVILGAVLLSQLFTGGPDYHRVETSVALDQLNKGGIEKVVYADKEQTLQLDLAEPAEFGEDNTSTDRIEAQFPYEVGAEVWNEVRDAEANNRITGTADTEVSRDSIWVSLLLNLLPIVLLVLLLLFFMSQMQGGGSRVLNFGKSKAKMITKDTPKTTFADVAGSEEAVEELHEIKDFLQNPAKYQALGAKIPKGVLLFGPPGTGKTLLARAVAGEAGVPFYSISGSDFVEMFVGVGASRVRDLFEQAKTNAPAIVFVDEIDAVGRHRGAGMGGGHDEREQTLNQLLVEMDGFDTKGGVILIAATNRPDILDPALLRPGRFDRQIPVDAPDMEGRKAILRVHAKGKPFTPDVDLDAVARRTPGFSGADLANVINEAALLTARRDKRAITDDALEESIDRVIAGPQRRTRVMSDNEKKITAYHEGGHALVAWALPHAAPVHKVTILSRGRSLGHTLVLPTEDKYTQTRAEMVDTLAYALGGRAAEELVFHEPTTGAGNDIEKATQLARAMITQYGMSSKLGAIKYGSSGDEPFLGRNMGNERGYSDAVAAEIDAEMRALIELAHDEAWEILVEYRDVLDNIVLELMEKETLSTADMARICDRVAKRPPMAPYNGFGKRQPSTEPPVRTPAENEALKAQGSADTASIGGAASNNSDGPH
- the hpt gene encoding hypoxanthine phosphoribosyltransferase; amino-acid sequence: MADGSWYDADIDHVIISEAQIREKTAELAKQVSADYADVEDGLLLVCVLKGAVMFMADFARALGRQGPPAELEFMAISSYGQGTTSSGVVRILKDLDRDIAGRHVVVVEDIVDSGLTLSWLLRYLESRSAASVEVVALFRKPEAVKVPVAVKYVGFDIPTEFVVGYGLDFGERYRELPFVGVLRPEVYAR